DNA sequence from the Corvus moneduloides isolate bCorMon1 chromosome 29, bCorMon1.pri, whole genome shotgun sequence genome:
gcctgtgggatgGAGCTTGGGGCTGCCTGTTCAGGCAGGGTCAGTGTTCTGTGCCTTTGCACACCTCCAGGTTTGCCTTCTGCACTCAGAGCCCACTGGGAGGGAGCTCTGATGCCCTGGGGTGGAcgctggggtgggggggctgTGATGGTAGCACGTCTGGTCTctgagggctgggagcagcaatGCACCTTGTCACAGGCTGTTGAATGTTGTGGGTGGACTGGCCTTGAAGGTTCTGAGAAAATCAGGAATTACTCTAGCTTATAAAAGCAGAGATGTGTCTGAGCAGGGGCTTCAGCTGGGAGCTCTTTGCTGCCTGGAGGTGAtgactgctccaagccctggaGTGGTGGGAATGGGCCAAGGAGACGCTCCTGCCCCCTTGCAATTCCCTCCTGCTCTTATCCTGGGGAAGCATCAGGGTTCACAGAGCTGCCGTGCCAGGCCCACATCAACCAGTGGCCAGTCCCTCATGGGCAAACCCCACTGTCCTGTGGCCACTTGATGCCACCCAGCCAGGGCTCCCCTagcagcagggctgcactgGTGCCTCGCCGGGCCAGCAGCTTCCTGGCTCCGggcttcctgcttttctttagaGGAGTGGTGCTGCGGCCACAGGAAGGTCACAGCGCTGAACAGCCAGGGGCCCCTGGCGGGGACAAGCACTTTGTGGAACATCCAGCACGGACTCTCTGCGCCTCTGGGACCACCACGGctgaggtggggggggggtgggggggggtgggttGGCTGGCATTCACAGAGCTAGCGTGCATGGCCAAGGAGATGATTCAGTGACGGGCCCACTGTCATGTGCCACAGCCCCTTGCATCATGTAGGTGGCAATTTCCAGCCCTGTTCtggctttcctttccctgtccccctgGCAGTGTGCCAGGCTTTGTGAAGtggggcaggcagctgccagtACCAAGCAGCGCTGGGTGAGTGAAGGCTCCAAGCAGGGAGAGCCCTTTCCTTGGCCTGGATTTCCCCAGTTTTGGTTTGGTGGCCAGAGCACCTGGTCGTTGGTAAGGCTCTGGCTCGTGGTGTGTCAGGGGTTGGGTTCTGCCTGAAATCCTTGCCTCATCCTGTAGGTGGTGGAGGGGGGAGAGCTCTTGTCCCTCAGTGGGGCCAAGGCTGTGGAGGGCAGCACAGTCGGGCTGGCCCAAGTTCCTGCTGCATGCAAGTGCATCAAGGATAGGGGAACAGGAGAGACctgcccctgagccccctgATCTACAGGTGGGAGCTTTGCCCAGCTCCCCGAGGTTGAAGGGGCCAATTTTTGCCCCGGCACATTCTCGCCGCCCGCTTCCGCTAGCTCCGCCTGTGACCTTGATTTTTCTGCTCCAGATAAGCGCTGCGTCCCCACCCCTCGCCGGGAGCCCCTCCTGCGCTGTGCCTCAGCCCcagcgcagcccccgccgcggGCAGAGCCTGCCCTGCCGCCTGTGAGTCAGCACAGCTCTTCCGATCAGCCGCAGCCCCTTCATCTCTTCTCCCGGGAGAAACGGCTGGGATGCGGGAAGCAGCAGTGATtagctgcagcctctcccactGGCTCCCCACCATGGCTGGGGGTTCGTGCTGAGCCCTGCCTCGCCCAACGCACAGCCTACCTGTATCCTGCTCCTGGCcatcctcctctttctcccacCAGCCCTCCAGGCAAGATCTGTGCTCTCAAAGGACTGCATGTCCCTGTATTCCAGGAAGCTGCGAGCAGCGGTGTCATCTCGGCATCGCTGCTCCCCCCGGCAGAGCCCAGCGAgccaacagcagctgctcacCGCCGGCACGTGGGTTGCATGGTGCTGGCTGCCACAGAAGGACCTTGTTCCCTCCTGGACATTGCtcggagcagggctgggatgggcttGGATGCACTCTGTGTCTGCCTTGTCTCCGGGCTTTAAATATTCATGCTTTTGATTTTCTCTTAGCGGGCAGCGGCACAGGGGCTGGAGTGAGCTGTGGGGTGGAGGGTGGCCGTGCTGaacccagcagcagggcagagggagctggatCTGGCCCTGGATGAAGACAATGGGATTTGTTGCTGGCCTGGTGTTGGAGTGGCAAGGGGCTTGAGGAcctccaggctggggacagagcatTCTGagctcccctccctgtgccagcgGCTCCCCAGGGTGTCGCTGCAGCCCCATTTCCTCCCTGCTGTGGTGTGCTGCTCTCAGTCTGAACGGATCTGCACATCCTTGCTGACGCCGATCACGATTGATAGGCTGTACCTGCCGGTGCCGGGCAGTCCCTGGACCCGCTGCCCAGCGTCCCAggcccagctctccctgccagccATGCCGGGCTGGCGTGGACCTAGCACAGAGCTCAGCCAAGGCTTCTGCTTGGGGGCAGCTTCCCGGTGGCTGCAGGCACTCGGACTCTCGGTGGGGTCCCTGTGAGGCCCAGCTGGCTGCATTCACCACTCTGGACAGGGCGGCAGTGGCCCTTCTCACCTGTCTCCAGCATGGATCTCCTGCAAAAGAGCAAATACAGCCACCTGCGGAACGAGTCTGTCTCCTCTCTGGAGGAGGCCATAGGGGGTCTGGGAGTCCCGCCCTCCCCAGTGGAGTCCCTTGCAAGCATGCGGTCTCTGCCTGAttccctgtcctcctcctccctcagccaTGCTGCACCTCTTGGGGAGCTCTCGCCTGAGTTGGAGGAGAGCCCTACCACCCTCTGCTCCTTCTTCCCCAAAATGGCCAACCTGAAGCTCTCCAATCCCGCCAACCTGCTCAGCTTGCGGGGCtcttcagccagcagcagctcaggggaaCCTGGTCCCCCTGGGATGCCAGCACTGGTGCCAGGGgttgctgccagccctggctcagCGAGACCTGTCACTGTCTGTTCCCAGGATATGAACAAGCTGAGCTGTGGGAAGAAGACGCGGGTGGAAGGTGGCCAGCTGGGGGGTGATGAATGGACCCGCCATGGCAGCTTTGTCAATAAGCCCACCCGTGGCTGGCTGCATCCCGATGACAAGGTCATGGGCTCCGGTGTCTCCTACCATGTCCGGGTGAGTGCTGGGGAGTGGGGGAGAGTGGGaggggtcactgggggggtttggggaccTCCTGGTGGTAGGATGCACCATGCTctttgggggagggggagggcagggcaaTGGGCAGTGGGATTCCCAGAGAAGTtactgctgcagagctggggtgcTTGAGgccccagccccctcccttGCTGCATGGGGGCAAACCCCATGGCTGGCCAAGCTCACTTTGCTCTCTTGCACAGTACATGGGCTGTGTGGAAGTGCTTCAGTCCATGAGGGCTCTGGATTTCAACACCAGGACACAGGTCACCAGGTGagctctgcctttccccaggggctgctccttTTGGGGAGGGGTGAGGAAGTTGTCTGAGCCCTACGCAAGCCCCTGGTAGCACGTGGGGCTTTCACTGGGGGCcatgggctgctgcagcccatcaAATACTAATACCAGACCACTTTGCCCACCCAAAGAGCCCCAGCTAGTACTGCCTGAGAGCTTCCCCTTTGTCACCCTGTCTCTCCTGTGCTGATCCCCATGTCCTCAGTCCTGTGGCTGGGGGGGTCTTGGGGCAAGGCAGGCACTGTGAGGACTGACATCTCACTTTACTCCCTGCAGGGAGGCCATTGGGCTGGTATGTGAGGCTGTGCCTGGTGCCAAGGGAGctgtgaggagaaggaaggtgaggccaggctggggagctgctgggggatcATGCATGGCTGATTTGGGCACAGGGCCAAGGATcagatcccagcccagctggcagtGCCATGCTGGTCAGCCCAGGGCTCTGATCTCCTAACTAaggcttgggccagggccagtgGTGAAGACAAGGTGCCCATCTCTGCTGTGGAAGCAGTGGGATGTGCTCtgtcctcctgctcctgggctgtCTGGTCTGGGGAGCCCCTTCTCCACACTACCATTTGCCCCTAGCCCTGCAGCCGCTCCCTGAACTCCATCCTGGGCAAGAGCAACCTGAAGTTTGCAGGCATGCCCATCACCCTGACCATCTCTACCAGCAGCCTCAACCTCATGGCTTCAGACTGCAAGCAGGTGAGAGTGGGGAGGGGTTGGACTGGCTTTGGACACGCAGGTGCATCCTCATGTACCTCACCCCAGGTCTCACTGGGGCAGGGGATGcccccagcctccccagggAATGTCTGGGTGGGCTGTGTGATGCGTGCCCACCTCCCCACAGTCCCTGGGGCTGAAGAGGTGGGAGGAATATCCCTTGTGCTTTGTGGGCTCTCTCCTGGAGATGGTGAGACCCAAGTTCCCTTGCCTGGGGCCAGATCTCCTGGTTTTGACCCCACTTCTGGTGATGTCCCAGTCCTTTTCCTGGTGGTCTGTGGCTCATAACCAGGGCTCTGGAGGATTTTGAGCCCCCATGGTGGGTCAGCCCTGGGAGGAGCGGGATGTGCCACCCCTGGGTGGGTAACAAGAAATTCCTGGCTGTGTCCAACAAGCTCTCCACTTCGCAGATCATCGCCAACCACCACATGCAGTCTATATCCTTCGCCTCAGGGGGAGACCCGGTGAGTATGCAAGGTCCCCATCCACGCCGTGTGTAGGGGACTGGTgcctctcctgccctctcccaaGGTGTCAGGCCCAGtgctccccagcagccctgtctcactgctgctgtctcaCCCACAGGACACAGCCGAATACGTTGCCTATGTTGCCAAAGATCCCGTCAATCAGAGAGGTGAGGGTGCTGCAAGGGTCCTCAGTGCCAGAGCCCCACTTTGGAGGTGTTTAGGATCAGCTCAGTGTAGGGCGGGAAACTGGGTGACCTGTAAGAAAGCTCTGGGGTGTacagggcaggctcaggggtGAAGAACCTTTTAGTGCTGGAGTTCCACAATTCCATCCCTCTTTTTTCTACCCAGCCTGCCATATCCTGGAGTGTCCTGAAGGCTTGGCACAGGATGTCATCAGCACCATCGGGCAGGCCTTCGAGCTGCGCTTCAAGCAGTACCTGAAGAATCCCCCAAAGCTGGTGACCCCCCACGACAGGTCAGGGCAGGGttgtgtgaggaggaggaaggtggtTTTGGAGAGGGGATGCAGCCGTGGCTGCTGTCACAGGCTTatctgtgctgtgctctcccAGGATGGCAGGGTTTGATGGCTCTGCCTGGGACGAAGAAGAGGAGGAACCAGCCCCGGATCACCAGTACTACAATGACTTCCCTGGCAAGGAACCTCCCATTGGGGGGGTTGTGGACATGCGGCTGCAGGATGGGGCTGCTCAGACCCCAAATCACTTGGGTGCCACACTGGTGAGGCTCGGGGCATGTCCTTTTGGGGAGGCACCATCTTGTAAGGGAGATGTAGGGACCCCAACTGGGCCATGGGTTCTGCTGAAGGTTATTCATGTCTCCCCGGCGTCTCTAACAGCCTGGGGTGTGGGGAGCAGGAAAGGGGGTGGGGGCTCATcactgcctctccctgcagcctgtcGGCCAGTCATCCGGTGGGGAGTATGACGCCCAGAAGCAGCATACTCCTGCCCAAGGTAATGTGATGGGTGTGGCCAGTCTCCATCCTCTTTCACGGACCCTGAGTGCTCTGATGGTGGGCACTGGTGGGGGGACAAGGTGGGCTGAAGCCCTGCTGACCACAGTGTTCCTGGtagcagggagagaaaaatacgCAGCTCCAGCAGGCACACCTGGCCGCACGGACCTGTTTGATGACCCATCTTACGTCAATGTGCAGAACATAGACAAGACACGCCAAGCTTCAGCTGCCGGTGCCACAGCCAACGGCAGCACACAGAGGGACCTTTTCGACATGAGTGAGTGCAacagtggctgcagccagggcagggggtaGGTGGCTGTGGGCTCGGTCATGGtccctctgctcttctctccctgcagagcccttcGAAGATGCCCTGCGTGTGCCCCCATCTGTGCCTGTGGGGCTGCCCCCCGCCCAGGTGGTGGCCTccatggaggagcagctgagacGGGAGCCCTGGTACCATGGGAAGATGAACCGCAAGGAGGctgagaagctgctgaaggTGAACGGAGACTTTCTGGTTCGGGAAAGCACCACCACCCCGGGCCAGTACGTGCTGACTGGCTTGCAGGGTGGGCAGCCCAAGCATTTGCTGCTCGTCGATCCTGAGGGAGTGGTGAGTCTTTGTAGGGACCTGGGGGGTCCTAGGGGTTACAAGAGCTACTAGAGCATTGGGGTTGTGCGCTGGTCATCAGGGGACAACTCTGGGCTGGCTTTGAGGATGGAGAGGGCCTGGTGGAGCATGGGTGTGAGACGGCAACCACAGGTCTGTGCCTAGCCCATGCCATGGAGGGTGGTGGCTCTGGCCTTACGTGGGCACTGACAGCCTCCTGAAGCACCCCTTTTCTGGCCCCCCAGGTGCGGACAAAAGATCATCGCTTTGAGAGCGTCAGCCACCTCATCAGCTACCACATGGACAATCACCTGCCCATCATCTCAGCTGGCAGTGAGatgtgcctgcagcagccagtgGAGAGGAGATTGTGAGCGCCCGGGGGCCCCAGTGCACAGCACCCCCAATGCGCAGCCCTCAGCCCTGTTCAATGCCCCAGGGAGCCCTCAGACTCTTCTACAAGCTCCACCCGGCACTGAGCTCGGACTTGGCTGAGAACAGGGCCTCTCTCACCACATGGAGCTGGTGGCCATGGGGGGCTCAGGCTGTGAGTGCCTGCAGGGTGGGGAACTGTTCTTGCAAAGCCCATAAccctcagctccagcctttgcagagcagctcagctcctaccaaaacccagccctgctgtcgTGCCACAGCCATTCTTGTGCTCACCAGCACGGGCTCAGGACTGGCAGGGCTAAACCCCCCTGAGCCAGAGACAGCCTGTCCTTATCTCTGGCCCCTGGGCCAAGGAGGGGGCCAGTGGgggggctctgctcccccaggCACGAGGCCCTCGACTGTACCGGATCACTTTACGTGTTAACTGTGCCTTGACCCCGCAGGTCCCACACTCTTATGcaagggcaggggctggggacggAGCCTCCCCCATGCTCCCAGCACCCTGTACCCCATCCGTGACACGCTTGTGCTCCAGGACACGCGCCACCACGTCCGCTTCCTCCCTGCCCGCCCGGCTGGGGCCTGGGCAATTCTGGCAGCCCCGGGGGGCTGGCGGGAGGACCCCCCTGCATGCACAGTGTAACTCCCCCCAAGCCAAAGCGCAGCCCCGCCCGTCGCAGCCCCAGGCCCCCGGCCCCGCTATACCAAAGGAACTGGCGGTTGTATTAAAGTCGGTATTTCTCTAGGCCCTGGCTGGTGTGAGAGCTGGGACGGGTcactgggggtggggtgggcgGTTGTATTAGAGGTGGTATTTCTCTAGGCCCTGGCCGGTGTGAGCCGTGCTCGCTGTGGGCTCCGCCCTGTGCTCCCCTTCGTCCTTTTCCCGTGCCCTCCCCAGGCCCGCCTCCGTGGTTTGTCCCGTCTGTTCCCTCACGCatccttccccccccccttccaTTGCGCTGCACTTGGTTTGGTCCGGCCGAGGGGTGGGGTGGGAGTCTGCGGTGATTGACATGTCTCGCGCGCTTGGCCCCGCCCCCTGCGCGGTGTGATTGACCCCGCGCGGGTTCCGGTTCCGGTCGGGCCATGGCGGCGACGCGCGCGCTGTGAGGGCTATGGCTGCCCCGCACGCAGAGAAGCTGGAGGGACCcgtcccggccccgccgcccccgccggggccCCCGCACCCCGCGGGCAGCACTGCCGCCGGCGGGCCCGGCCGGAAGCAGGGGAAGGCAGGTGAGCGCGGGTGGACCGGGACCGGGGTGGGTGGGGGTCGCCCGGGCCCTGCTGACGCGGCCTCGCTTGTCCCCGCAGGGCTGCAGATGAAGAGCCCCGAAAAGAAGCGGCGCAAGTCCAACACGCAGGTAGGGCCGGGCGAggggcg
Encoded proteins:
- the SHC1 gene encoding SHC-transforming protein 1 isoform X1 — protein: MDLLQKSKYSHLRNESVSSLEEAIGGLGVPPSPVESLASMRSLPDSLSSSSLSHAAPLGELSPELEESPTTLCSFFPKMANLKLSNPANLLSLRGSSASSSSGEPGPPGMPALVPGVAASPGSARPVTVCSQDMNKLSCGKKTRVEGGQLGGDEWTRHGSFVNKPTRGWLHPDDKVMGSGVSYHVRYMGCVEVLQSMRALDFNTRTQVTREAIGLVCEAVPGAKGAVRRRKPCSRSLNSILGKSNLKFAGMPITLTISTSSLNLMASDCKQIIANHHMQSISFASGGDPDTAEYVAYVAKDPVNQRACHILECPEGLAQDVISTIGQAFELRFKQYLKNPPKLVTPHDRMAGFDGSAWDEEEEEPAPDHQYYNDFPGKEPPIGGVVDMRLQDGAAQTPNHLGATLPVGQSSGGEYDAQKQHTPAQAGREKYAAPAGTPGRTDLFDDPSYVNVQNIDKTRQASAAGATANGSTQRDLFDMKPFEDALRVPPSVPVGLPPAQVVASMEEQLRREPWYHGKMNRKEAEKLLKVNGDFLVRESTTTPGQYVLTGLQGGQPKHLLLVDPEGVVRTKDHRFESVSHLISYHMDNHLPIISAGSEMCLQQPVERRL
- the SHC1 gene encoding SHC-transforming protein 1 isoform X3; amino-acid sequence: MFLSQRITAPSSRQWEEGGFQVSLTPCVSSLLHGSHSPIHLWTAWRSRVCLLAPWPPPQRAGTGLANSLFVPEPQVGVPDERGCVSLLPARGLPCPPPAMEYVDMNKLSCGKKTRVEGGQLGGDEWTRHGSFVNKPTRGWLHPDDKVMGSGVSYHVRYMGCVEVLQSMRALDFNTRTQVTREAIGLVCEAVPGAKGAVRRRKPCSRSLNSILGKSNLKFAGMPITLTISTSSLNLMASDCKQIIANHHMQSISFASGGDPDTAEYVAYVAKDPVNQRACHILECPEGLAQDVISTIGQAFELRFKQYLKNPPKLVTPHDRMAGFDGSAWDEEEEEPAPDHQYYNDFPGKEPPIGGVVDMRLQDGAAQTPNHLGATLPVGQSSGGEYDAQKQHTPAQAGREKYAAPAGTPGRTDLFDDPSYVNVQNIDKTRQASAAGATANGSTQRDLFDMKPFEDALRVPPSVPVGLPPAQVVASMEEQLRREPWYHGKMNRKEAEKLLKVNGDFLVRESTTTPGQYVLTGLQGGQPKHLLLVDPEGVVRTKDHRFESVSHLISYHMDNHLPIISAGSEMCLQQPVERRL
- the SHC1 gene encoding SHC-transforming protein 1 isoform X4 gives rise to the protein MFLSQRITAPSSRQWEEGGFQVSLTPCVSSLLHGSHSPIHLWTAWRSRVCLLAPWPPPQRAGTGLANSLFVPEPQVGVPDERGCVSLLPARGLPCPPPAMEYVDMNKLSCGKKTRVEGGQLGGDEWTRHGSFVNKPTRGWLHPDDKVMGSGVSYHVRYMGCVEVLQSMRALDFNTRTQVTREAIGLVCEAVPGAKGAVRRRKPCSRSLNSILGKSNLKFAGMPITLTISTSSLNLMASDCKQIIANHHMQSISFASGGDPDTAEYVAYVAKDPVNQRACHILECPEGLAQDVISTIGQAFELRFKQYLKNPPKLVTPHDRMAGFDGSAWDEEEEEPAPDHQYYNDFPGKEPPIGGVVDMRLQDGAAQTPNHLGATLPVGQSSGGEYDAQKQHTPAQGREKYAAPAGTPGRTDLFDDPSYVNVQNIDKTRQASAAGATANGSTQRDLFDMKPFEDALRVPPSVPVGLPPAQVVASMEEQLRREPWYHGKMNRKEAEKLLKVNGDFLVRESTTTPGQYVLTGLQGGQPKHLLLVDPEGVVRTKDHRFESVSHLISYHMDNHLPIISAGSEMCLQQPVERRL
- the SHC1 gene encoding SHC-transforming protein 1 isoform X6, with the protein product MNKLSCGKKTRVEGGQLGGDEWTRHGSFVNKPTRGWLHPDDKVMGSGVSYHVRYMGCVEVLQSMRALDFNTRTQVTREAIGLVCEAVPGAKGAVRRRKPCSRSLNSILGKSNLKFAGMPITLTISTSSLNLMASDCKQIIANHHMQSISFASGGDPDTAEYVAYVAKDPVNQRACHILECPEGLAQDVISTIGQAFELRFKQYLKNPPKLVTPHDRMAGFDGSAWDEEEEEPAPDHQYYNDFPGKEPPIGGVVDMRLQDGAAQTPNHLGATLPVGQSSGGEYDAQKQHTPAQAGREKYAAPAGTPGRTDLFDDPSYVNVQNIDKTRQASAAGATANGSTQRDLFDMKPFEDALRVPPSVPVGLPPAQVVASMEEQLRREPWYHGKMNRKEAEKLLKVNGDFLVRESTTTPGQYVLTGLQGGQPKHLLLVDPEGVVRTKDHRFESVSHLISYHMDNHLPIISAGSEMCLQQPVERRL
- the CKS1B gene encoding cyclin-dependent kinases regulatory subunit 1 isoform X1, with translation MGLQRHPGEPLAQGGELRMLCPQPGGPQAPCHSNTRPATNPIVFIQGQIQLPLPCCWVQHGHPPPHSSLQPLCRCPLRENQKHEYLKPGDKADTECIQAHPSPAPSNVQEGTRSFCGSQHHATHVPAVSSCCWLAGLCRGEQRCRDDTAARSFLEYRDMQSFESTDLAWRAGGRKRRMARSRIQSPTSCSSDGHCPRSRKSEWPLVCRSSQSFHAEKAPSSSFSSAFLGGFTP
- the SHC1 gene encoding SHC-transforming protein 1 isoform X2: MDLLQKSKYSHLRNESVSSLEEAIGGLGVPPSPVESLASMRSLPDSLSSSSLSHAAPLGELSPELEESPTTLCSFFPKMANLKLSNPANLLSLRGSSASSSSGEPGPPGMPALVPGVAASPGSARPVTVCSQDMNKLSCGKKTRVEGGQLGGDEWTRHGSFVNKPTRGWLHPDDKVMGSGVSYHVRYMGCVEVLQSMRALDFNTRTQVTREAIGLVCEAVPGAKGAVRRRKPCSRSLNSILGKSNLKFAGMPITLTISTSSLNLMASDCKQIIANHHMQSISFASGGDPDTAEYVAYVAKDPVNQRACHILECPEGLAQDVISTIGQAFELRFKQYLKNPPKLVTPHDRMAGFDGSAWDEEEEEPAPDHQYYNDFPGKEPPIGGVVDMRLQDGAAQTPNHLGATLPVGQSSGGEYDAQKQHTPAQGREKYAAPAGTPGRTDLFDDPSYVNVQNIDKTRQASAAGATANGSTQRDLFDMKPFEDALRVPPSVPVGLPPAQVVASMEEQLRREPWYHGKMNRKEAEKLLKVNGDFLVRESTTTPGQYVLTGLQGGQPKHLLLVDPEGVVRTKDHRFESVSHLISYHMDNHLPIISAGSEMCLQQPVERRL
- the SHC1 gene encoding SHC-transforming protein 1 isoform X5, producing MEYVDMNKLSCGKKTRVEGGQLGGDEWTRHGSFVNKPTRGWLHPDDKVMGSGVSYHVRYMGCVEVLQSMRALDFNTRTQVTREAIGLVCEAVPGAKGAVRRRKPCSRSLNSILGKSNLKFAGMPITLTISTSSLNLMASDCKQIIANHHMQSISFASGGDPDTAEYVAYVAKDPVNQRACHILECPEGLAQDVISTIGQAFELRFKQYLKNPPKLVTPHDRMAGFDGSAWDEEEEEPAPDHQYYNDFPGKEPPIGGVVDMRLQDGAAQTPNHLGATLPVGQSSGGEYDAQKQHTPAQAGREKYAAPAGTPGRTDLFDDPSYVNVQNIDKTRQASAAGATANGSTQRDLFDMKPFEDALRVPPSVPVGLPPAQVVASMEEQLRREPWYHGKMNRKEAEKLLKVNGDFLVRESTTTPGQYVLTGLQGGQPKHLLLVDPEGVVRTKDHRFESVSHLISYHMDNHLPIISAGSEMCLQQPVERRL